attttccaggcaagagtactggagtgaggtgccattgccttctccatttaggtTGCTAAGCTTTATCAAGTTCTGAAAACTTTGCCATGATTCTTGCAGGTTCAAATTCTGTAATTTTGGCCAATAAAGTGTTTCATATGCTGCTAGTTTATCCATAACAGTAGAGCATTCATTTTTTGGAAGAGTCTTAATGTTACTATTGTtatcattaattaattttaaaagttatatatgaaAGAGATGGAGATGTTTTTCTTGGTGCACAGTAGGAATAAGGAAATGTTTCTCTGCATCCAGTTTGCCTGCATCCAGGTCTTTGAAGGCATGCAGGCCATGCAACTGAAATGATTCTGTGACAAGGGTGGTGCTTGACGCCAGTTATTCATTTACAGGTAGCTTTTGAAAATGGCTGCCTCTCATTTCACCGGGCTCACAGCCGTTGCTGATGTAATTAAAGATCTAGACACTCAGATAGCTGTAAGTAAGCTCCTTGAGGTCACCGTGGGCAGAAATTCTTGAATGTGCTTCTGATCTTGATGACACCAAAGCTGAGGTCCACCGAGTCAACTTCATGGCTCTAAAATTTAGAAGTCTTGGCTATTCCAGGCTAGGGACTCTGCATGTATTTAAAGATTGCTAACACTCAGAGAAAATTTGCCCTTGATGACAGAGAAGAGCTTACTTTTAACAATTGCTAAATTTATCGTGTTTATCAGGTCCTGGCATAGATTTAAGCATGTTTGAAATACTGAAATGAACTAATCTGTTTTTTGAAGTTTTGTGACTAAGTTTCAAGTATGTGATTGTGCCATGGTTTATTTGAATTTAGCCTTATTTGATGTTCAAAAATAATGCATGTACTACTTAACCAAGTATTCTGTTTTTacaaattcttcaaaaatgtcTTGCTCATTCTAGTTTATTTATGTCCATAAGATTcctcatttcatttaatttcttatttcacTTGTGTGGACTATTTAGCTTTTCCAAAAGAGATGGTTTCTAAATATCAGGTGAGAACAGTGAACATTCTTCATTCCATTTTGAATGTGCAGGTGTCAAATGAAGACCCTTCAAAGTCCAACAGACCTCatagaattttacttttaaaactcaTCCTTTATTACATGTCTTTCCTGAattaattcttttgtttttcttccacaGTTGATTGGCCTTGGTCCTCATAGCTCCAAAAAGAAACAAGATCTTGATAAGCTCTATGAGCTGAAGTCCAAAGCAAGACAGATTATGAACCAGTTTGGTCCCTCAGCCCTAATCAACCTGTCCAATTTCTCATCAATAAAACCGGAACCAGCTAGCACCCCTCCACAAGGCTCCATGGCCAATAGCActgcagtggtaaagatcccaggCACTCCTGGGACAGGAGGGCGTCTCAGCCCTGAAAACAATCAGGTATCATCCTCTTTTTGTTCTCTGCGGGCACTTCTTACCTGTTCTTTAAAGCAGTGATACTTTGAGAGATGTCCATCTCAGATGCTGCCTCTTCCTCTCAGACTTCTTAAGTTCTTTATTGATATATCACGTACATTTATCAATTTTTACTTTGtggaatatatgtgtgtatacatatatatatatatatatacacacatgcatgcattaaTACAATACCTTGCCTATGAcaggtttttatatatttatatataaatatatgctatataattgttaagcaaaataaaataggtaaataattAATGGCTTCGTTATTCATTATTCCTGTAATAAAAGTACTGTTGCTTCCAGTCTTTTCTCCTTCTAGTTCATCTAGCTGCTACCATTATTCATTTTCTGCAATGATTCTATAATCTGACCCCCTCTTTTTACCCATGATCCTGATTCTGTCCTCCAGAGCcataaaaaataagtataatcTCTGACTTGGGCCTTGTAGGCTGAGTAGAACAGGATGAGGAGACAGTAGTTCAAGAGAATGAGGGAGGGACTAGCAGCGGTGAATGGGAAGGGTTAGGCAGATAGGAGATTGATTACCATACTGagtgtggagttggagaagagcAGAAATTAAAATTGTATAGGTGGGATTACAGCAGAACGTACTGGGCCTATGTTAGTTTCCATTGGAACTTTTAGTCAATAAACAATCTTTGCAAATATTCAATGAGGCATTAAAATAACAAAGTATCTTAGGGGGATTAACTTGACAGTAAGGGGACAAGAAAGGTAAGAAAGGGGGCAGACTTCTGAGAGGAAGTCTGAGACTCTTACAGTAAGTCACGATATGCGGTAAAGAATTAAACAATAATGGTAGAATGGATAGATCTGAGAcattattaacaaatatttattttttaaattgtattcttttttcctatttcaatGTTATACAGGCTTTtcatgaaattttagaaaaagagagaGTAAATAGTCCATAATTCTACTACTACCCCAAAGTAACTGTGGTAAACATTTTAGTGTATTGATTCTTCTTTAGTGGCATATACATGTGatataatttttcctttatgaAAAAGGGGATTATAGTTGTACATACTTATACAAATATTCAGTTAAACAGAAAGGAACACATGTTCCTAGCCATCGAGGAGCTTTTAGCTATTAAAtcagaaaacaaggaaagaaacccAATGATGGAAGGGTACACAGGGTATGACAGAGGCCGAAGGAGGAGGTGGTTGCTTTTACCTGGGTAGCCTAGGAAAGCACAGAAAGAAGGCTCTGTGAGCTGGGCAGGTGGGAAGAAGGGTAGACGAGCTTGTCCAAAGGCAGCAGAGGAGCTATATAACTTGTGGTGGTCAGAAAATTGGTAATTAATACAGAGTTTCCTAAAACTGTTTGACAGATGTTGGCCTCTCCTCCAGGCTGCTCTTTCTGCCTTTCCCTAGGCTGTTCTTGTCTCTAGAATATAGCCTTCCAGTAGTAGCTCCAGGTAGGCCAGACTGAGAATTCTTTGGAAAGTAGAAATCAAACCCAGTAAATTGGCTGAAAACTATTCTCCCAATTAACTTTAGGTATTGACCAAGAAGAAGTTACAGGACTTAGTAAGAGAAGTGGATCCTAATGAGCAATTGGATGAAGATGTGGAGGAGGTAAGGTGGGACTGGGTACTCCAGAGACTGTGTCCCTGAGAAGTCGTACAGAATAGCCGTTAACAGCGCAGACTCTAGAGGCAGACATACCTGAATTTGAGACTTGGCTCTGTGGGTGTGTTAGTGAAGCTTTCTGAAACTCAGCTTCCTCCCGTGTTGGTAAGGTATGACATTATTTATCTACAGGGTTATTCAGAGTTTTTATGAGGGTCCGGTAGAATAACTTACACAAATCACCTTAGAGAAGGTTTAGCACTTATACCTAACAACACTGCTATTTTTGCCTATCAGAAAGGGTGTAGTCTGCTGCTCATAGGCAGTTACTTTCAGCAGTTTAAATtgtgtcttctatttctttgcttttttaattaattttttttcgcCCACACTGTTGGGGCccgtgggattttagttccctgaccagggattgaacccatgccctctgcattggaagtgctgagccttaaccactggaccatcagggaagtccccattccaCTGAATTTCTGAGTAATATACTTAAACAGATATTCTTTGATTCATTAATTTTCTAATAGTTGTAAACTTACTGTTATGGTAGACGAGAATTTGTTAAACCACTCACATACATGCCATacatgctttcctttctctcatttttccagTATCGTTTTGTCACAATTTTTGCATAGCCCAGAAATCAGTATTTACATTATTCTGGCTATTTGTTTACTCATCACCAGTGAGCCAAGTCATGCCTATGACTACCTTTCTTTTTTGGTATAACTTATCTTCTTGAAGTAGGTAATTGACCCTTTTTAGTTACTTacttttctttgtgtcttttttattCAGCTTCCACTATTAGCTATCTTATACCCCATCAACATTATTTTCCAAATGGAAAAATACTTGATTTGGGTTTTCTCCCTCTGGGAGAAACCTCCATCCTCTTCtagtttgatttattttaatccaCTTATACAGGCCCCTCCCCTTCcttttgctctttttctgttGGATGTCTTGTCTCCTAAATCCCACATCCTCTTATTTTACTCCCTCATTTTGTtagactagattttttttttttgttacttccTACGAAAGGCTAGATGATAggtaaaatgtttgaaaatatctGCAGTCTAACCCCACACTTAATTTTTAGTTTGGGTGAATTTAGAATtctatttggaaattatttttttcctgttagtgATGAAGGCATTGCTCCATTGTCTTCTGAAATTTAAGAAAC
This window of the Capricornis sumatraensis isolate serow.1 chromosome 3, serow.2, whole genome shotgun sequence genome carries:
- the TAF12 gene encoding transcription initiation factor TFIID subunit 12 isoform X1 — translated: MAASHFTGLTAVADVIKDLDTQIALIGLGPHSSKKKQDLDKLYELKSKARQIMNQFGPSALINLSNFSSIKPEPASTPPQGSMANSTAVVKIPGTPGTGGRLSPENNQVLTKKKLQDLVREVDPNEQLDEDVEEMLLQIADDFIESVVTAACQLARHRKSSTLEVKDVQLHLERQWNMWIPGFGSEEIRPYKKACTTEAHKQRMALIRKTTKK
- the TAF12 gene encoding transcription initiation factor TFIID subunit 12 isoform X2, which encodes MNQFGPSALINLSNFSSIKPEPASTPPQGSMANSTAVVKIPGTPGTGGRLSPENNQVLTKKKLQDLVREVDPNEQLDEDVEEMLLQIADDFIESVVTAACQLARHRKSSTLEVKDVQLHLERQWNMWIPGFGSEEIRPYKKACTTEAHKQRMALIRKTTKK